DNA from Planctomycetota bacterium:
GGTCGTGCGCGAGCGCCACGCCGGCGCGGACGTACGACTCGACATCGGGCGTGACCAGGTCGTGCAGCCCGCACGCCGCGAGCAGCGACGCGCCCACACGCGCGCGGTGCACCTCGCCCGCGAGGGCGAGCACGGGCGTGCCGGTGACGAGCGCCTCGCATGTTGTCGTGGTGCCGTTGTACGGGAAGGGGTCGAGCGCGAGGTCGACGTGCCGGTGGGCGGCGAGGTGCGAGCCGGGCGCCTGCACGAACGGGGTCCAGCGCAGGCGCGCGGGATCGCCACCGGCCGCCCGGAAACGCCGTGCGACCGCGCCGCGGGCGCCGGGCGCGCGGTGGTCGTTCAGCAGCAGCGCCGCGCCGGGGGTCTGCGCCAGGATGGCGGCCCAGGCGCGGCATGTCGCGTGCTGGATCTTCTCGGTGCGGTTGAAGCACCCGAAGGTGAACGGCGCACCGGGGTCTTTGGCGAGGGGCGTCCACGCGGCGCCCCGGGCGGCGAATGGCGCGGGCTCGTACGCGAGGTAGCACGCGTCGAGGCGCACGAGGCGTTCGGTGGCCCAGCGCTCGGCGCCGGGCGGATCGGTGACGGCGTCGATGAAGCGGTAGTGCACGCCCGGCACGCCGCACGTGTTGGAGTAGCCGAGCCACGCCGCCTGCACGGGGGCGATGGGGTGGGCGATGGCGTCCATGCGGTGCCCGCGCGACCAGCCGGCGCAGTCGACGAGCGCGTCGATGCCGTCGGCCCGGGCGATCTCGCGGATCTCCTCGACGCCCAGGTCGCCCATCGCACGGTACACCCAGCGCGACGAAAAGAACCCGGTCGATTCGTCCGGCTCGTTCAGGGCGTAGCAGTGCACGCGCACGCGCGCGGGGTCGAGATTCGCGAGCAACGCGCGCAGGAAGTACGCGCACGCGTGCGTGCGGAAGTCCGTGGACCAGAACGCGACGTGCAGCGGGCGATCGGGGTCCGGGGCGTTCGTGAACGCCACGCCCGTGGGCGGCACGGCATCGCGGAACATCTCGCCCAGGCGCCGGTGCAGCGCGGCGTGCTCGTCGGCGTCCACGCCGTCGGCGAACGCGAGCGCGACGCAGAGTTGCAGCAGCGCATCAGACGACTCGGGAAACCGTGCCACGCCCTCGCGCGCGACGCCCACCGCCTGGTCGACCTCGCCCGCGCGGATCGCCAGGTCCGTGTGGCGCACCACCACCTGCGGGTCGTCGGGACGGGCCTGCCCCGTCTCGCGCAGCACGCGCCACGCGTCGCCGGGGCGGTCCGCGATGAGACACACCCGGGCGGCCTCGGCGGCAAGGTCCAGGTTCGCCGGGCCCCCGGCGTGCAGCGCCACCAGGTGCCCCGCCGCGTCCGCGTACCGCTCGGCCTGCGTCAGTGCTCGGGCCAGTTCCGCCCGCAGCCCGGGCACGCCCGGCGCGAGGGCGACCGCCCGCTCGAACGCGCCGGCGGCCTCCGCCGCGTCTCCCGCGCGCTGGCACACCTGCCCGAGCGCGCGGTGCAGCTCGGGCGCGCCGGGCTGGCGCGCGATCGCGTCGTGCAGCAGGCGACGCGCGCCGGCGAGGTCGCCCGAGGCGGCCTGGGCACCCGCCGCCCGCAGGATGAACGCCATGTCCATAGCCGACGATCGTACCGGGGGCGCGCTCGCTCGCTACCGTTCGTGCGCATGGCGCTGCTCTCGGTGAACATCGACCACGTCGCCACCATCCGCCAGGCGCGCTACCGCCCGGGCGCGGGCTCGGGGAACGAGTACGGCGAGCCGGACGCCGTGCGGGCCGCCCACGAGGTCGAGATGGGCGGGGGCGACGGCATCACCGTGCACCTGCGCGAGGACCGGCGCCACATCGTCGACCGCGACGTCGAGCTGCTGCGCCCGCTGGTGCG
Protein-coding regions in this window:
- a CDS encoding tetratricopeptide repeat protein, with translation MDMAFILRAAGAQAASGDLAGARRLLHDAIARQPGAPELHRALGQVCQRAGDAAEAAGAFERAVALAPGVPGLRAELARALTQAERYADAAGHLVALHAGGPANLDLAAEAARVCLIADRPGDAWRVLRETGQARPDDPQVVVRHTDLAIRAGEVDQAVGVAREGVARFPESSDALLQLCVALAFADGVDADEHAALHRRLGEMFRDAVPPTGVAFTNAPDPDRPLHVAFWSTDFRTHACAYFLRALLANLDPARVRVHCYALNEPDESTGFFSSRWVYRAMGDLGVEEIREIARADGIDALVDCAGWSRGHRMDAIAHPIAPVQAAWLGYSNTCGVPGVHYRFIDAVTDPPGAERWATERLVRLDACYLAYEPAPFAARGAAWTPLAKDPGAPFTFGCFNRTEKIQHATCRAWAAILAQTPGAALLLNDHRAPGARGAVARRFRAAGGDPARLRWTPFVQAPGSHLAAHRHVDLALDPFPYNGTTTTCEALVTGTPVLALAGEVHRARVGASLLAACGLHDLVTPDVESYVRAGVALAHDPARLHAIRGVVRERFFASPVSDFPGFARRFEAALRACWRAWCETQRGG